A genomic segment from Bryobacteraceae bacterium encodes:
- a CDS encoding proline--tRNA ligase encodes MRWSGLFIPTLREAPADAEVASHKLLLRAGYVRQLGAGLYSHLFLARRAMRKIERIVREEMDAIGAQEIHLPALHPSEVWRQSGRWDAMGDNMFRLRDRWGRNLCLGMTHEEVIAALALGELRSYKQLPQMWYQIQTKFRDEPRPKAGLLRVREFLMKDSYSFDIDAAGLDASYARHYDAYTRIFARCGLDVIVVEAHSGAMGGSRSHEFMVRSEAGEDFVVTTASGSYAANLEKAVSIAAPPPKPDPEGDLEPGEFHTPGQKTIAEIAAFTGLPPQSQMKSLVMVATADGKDTPALAVVRGDHTLSETKLAGVLGAAEVRPAHPEEIREWFGAGAGSLGPVRAPIRVLADSALQGRRNMICGANRDDYHLRHVTPGEDFTCEFHDLRQAAAGDTSAATGEPLSVDKAMEIGHIFQLGYKYSEAFGLRVLDAAGKEVTPIMGSYGIGMERILCAAIEQRNDAAGMILPRAIAPFEAVVTPVSAAEPAQMQAAEAIYAALRERGVDVLLDDRDERPGVKFKDADLIGVPCRVTCGRGLAQGKVEVTVRASGEKFEAEVAEAAAAVERVLGD; translated from the coding sequence ATGCGCTGGTCCGGACTCTTCATACCGACGCTCCGCGAGGCTCCCGCCGACGCCGAGGTGGCAAGCCACAAGCTGCTGCTGCGAGCCGGCTACGTTCGTCAACTGGGCGCGGGGCTCTACAGCCACCTCTTTCTGGCGCGCCGGGCGATGCGCAAGATCGAACGAATCGTGCGTGAGGAGATGGACGCGATCGGCGCGCAGGAGATCCATCTGCCCGCGCTGCATCCCTCTGAAGTGTGGCGGCAATCGGGCCGTTGGGACGCGATGGGCGACAACATGTTCCGCCTGCGGGACCGGTGGGGCCGCAATCTATGCCTCGGGATGACGCACGAGGAAGTGATCGCGGCGCTGGCCCTCGGCGAGCTTCGCAGCTACAAGCAGCTTCCCCAGATGTGGTACCAGATCCAAACCAAGTTCCGCGATGAGCCGCGTCCGAAAGCCGGCCTGCTGCGAGTGCGCGAGTTCCTGATGAAGGACTCTTACTCGTTCGACATCGACGCCGCCGGGCTCGACGCCTCCTATGCCAGACACTACGACGCCTACACGCGGATCTTCGCGCGCTGCGGGCTCGACGTGATCGTGGTGGAAGCGCACTCGGGCGCGATGGGCGGTAGCCGGTCCCACGAGTTCATGGTGCGGTCCGAGGCGGGGGAAGATTTCGTGGTCACCACTGCCAGCGGGAGCTACGCGGCGAATCTCGAGAAGGCCGTGTCCATCGCCGCGCCGCCGCCGAAACCGGACCCCGAGGGCGACCTCGAGCCCGGCGAGTTCCACACGCCGGGACAGAAGACGATCGCCGAAATCGCGGCATTCACCGGGCTGCCGCCGCAATCGCAGATGAAAAGCCTGGTGATGGTGGCCACGGCGGATGGGAAGGATACGCCGGCACTCGCGGTGGTGCGGGGCGACCATACGCTCAGCGAAACGAAGCTCGCGGGTGTGCTGGGCGCGGCCGAGGTGCGTCCGGCGCATCCCGAGGAGATCCGCGAATGGTTCGGGGCCGGCGCGGGTTCACTCGGTCCGGTTCGCGCGCCCATTCGCGTCCTGGCGGATTCCGCGCTCCAGGGGCGGCGGAACATGATCTGCGGTGCGAATCGCGACGACTACCATCTGCGTCACGTCACGCCGGGCGAGGACTTCACCTGCGAGTTTCACGATCTGCGGCAGGCCGCGGCAGGCGACACCTCGGCAGCCACCGGCGAGCCGCTCTCGGTGGATAAAGCCATGGAGATCGGGCACATCTTCCAACTCGGCTACAAATACTCTGAGGCGTTCGGCCTCCGGGTGCTGGACGCGGCCGGCAAGGAGGTGACGCCGATCATGGGGTCGTACGGCATCGGCATGGAACGGATCCTGTGCGCGGCGATCGAACAGCGGAACGACGCGGCAGGCATGATCCTGCCGCGCGCCATCGCCCCGTTCGAAGCGGTAGTGACTCCGGTCAGCGCCGCCGAGCCCGCGCAGATGCAGGCGGCGGAGGCGATCTACGCGGCACTGCGCGAACGCGGCGTCGACGTGCTGCTCGACGATCGGGACGAACGGCCCGGCGTCAAATTCAAAGACGCGGACTTGATCGGTGTCCCGTGCCGTGTCACCTGCGGACGCGGGCTCGCGCAGGGCAAGGTGGAGGTGACGGTCCGCGCCAGCGGCGAGAAGTTCGAGGCCGAAGTCGCTGAAGCGGCAGCGGCTGTGGAGCGCGTGCTTGGCGACTGA
- a CDS encoding TraR/DksA family transcriptional regulator — MTKRQPTDEMTAILNRRRLLEEKLDELTSTLVKRDELAVEILPDALDQVQSNTARELSSRRLDTQARLIRELRRAIERMEQGVYGICEECEDPISPRRLDAMPFARLCIRCQEQAESHSHDDEDVLEEAA, encoded by the coding sequence ATGACGAAACGGCAACCAACCGACGAAATGACGGCCATCCTGAACCGCAGGAGGCTCCTCGAAGAGAAGCTCGACGAACTGACGAGCACGCTGGTAAAGCGCGACGAACTGGCGGTGGAAATCCTGCCCGACGCGCTCGATCAGGTGCAGTCCAACACCGCTCGGGAGCTGAGCAGCCGGCGGCTGGACACGCAGGCGCGGCTGATCCGCGAACTACGGCGGGCCATCGAGCGGATGGAGCAGGGCGTCTACGGCATTTGCGAGGAGTGCGAGGATCCCATTTCCCCGCGCCGCCTGGATGCGATGCCATTCGCGCGGCTGTGCATCCGCTGCCAGGAGCAGGCCGAATCGCACTCCCACGACGACGAGGACGTGCTCGAAGAAGCCGCCTGA
- a CDS encoding aminotransferase class V-fold PLP-dependent enzyme produces MATEPNWAEVRKQFPALANWTYLNTATYGQTPARAVEAMARHLAHRDELACSDFLSWFDDADRLRGAIGRLIGCRAEDVAFLATAAQALSLLIGGIDWVPGDRVLTARDEFPNNVYYPALLAGRGVEFVEVPACELIDAIDERTRLVAVSTVSYVTGRRPDCEALARRVEKSRALLYVDGTQSVGALRMDAARLRPAMMAVDAYKWMLTPNGAGFVYVDPDVRRWLQPNVVGWRSHRDWRSVDNLHHGAPDFPDAAEKYEGGMLPFPALYALEAAVEMMLELGPEAIERRVLALASECQSRLESLGAEVAAPGSPVISARWAGRDSPALARALREQRVLASARHGWLRLSTHFYNNEEDLDRLEILLRRL; encoded by the coding sequence TTGGCGACTGAACCGAACTGGGCAGAGGTGCGGAAACAGTTCCCGGCCCTCGCCAACTGGACCTACCTCAACACGGCCACCTACGGTCAGACACCGGCCCGCGCCGTGGAGGCGATGGCCCGCCACCTTGCCCATCGCGACGAACTTGCCTGCTCCGACTTTCTTTCGTGGTTCGACGATGCCGATCGGCTTCGCGGCGCCATCGGCCGGCTCATCGGGTGCCGCGCCGAAGACGTGGCGTTCCTGGCCACCGCTGCCCAGGCGCTCTCGCTGCTCATCGGCGGCATCGACTGGGTTCCAGGTGACCGCGTTCTCACCGCGCGCGACGAATTCCCGAACAACGTGTACTATCCGGCGCTGCTTGCCGGGCGCGGCGTGGAGTTTGTGGAGGTCCCGGCCTGCGAATTGATCGATGCCATCGACGAGCGCACGCGCCTCGTCGCCGTGAGCACCGTGAGCTACGTTACCGGGCGGCGCCCGGATTGCGAAGCGCTCGCTCGCCGCGTGGAGAAAAGCCGCGCCCTCCTCTACGTGGACGGCACGCAAAGCGTCGGCGCGCTGCGCATGGACGCGGCCAGGCTCCGCCCGGCCATGATGGCCGTGGATGCGTACAAGTGGATGCTTACGCCGAACGGCGCCGGCTTCGTCTATGTGGATCCGGACGTCCGCCGGTGGCTCCAGCCGAACGTCGTCGGTTGGCGTAGCCATCGCGACTGGCGCTCTGTGGACAACTTGCACCACGGAGCGCCGGATTTCCCCGATGCGGCGGAGAAGTACGAGGGCGGAATGTTGCCGTTTCCCGCGCTATACGCGCTGGAGGCTGCTGTGGAGATGATGCTCGAGCTGGGCCCGGAGGCGATCGAGAGGCGCGTCCTCGCCCTGGCCTCCGAGTGCCAGTCGAGGCTCGAATCGCTCGGGGCGGAAGTGGCGGCTCCCGGGTCGCCGGTGATCTCGGCGCGTTGGGCGGGCCGGGATTCACCTGCTTTGGCTCGCGCGCTGCGGGAGCAGCGGGTGCTCGCGTCGGCGCGGCACGGGTGGCTGCGGCTCTCCACTCACTTCTACAACAACGAAGAGGACCTCGATCGGCTCGAGATCCTCCTGCGCCGTCTCTGA
- a CDS encoding VOC family protein, whose protein sequence is MKILRLHHVSYAVADLAASRRFFGEVIGLPEIERPAFDFAGAWYAIGDRQLHLIEQNVERRGAAGRISRSDHMALEVADLAAVRARLDEAGVAYQRGSNDALGFAQVFCQDPDGHTVEFVTYFSAGRGGIGPA, encoded by the coding sequence ATGAAGATTTTGCGTCTCCACCACGTCTCCTACGCAGTGGCCGATCTCGCCGCTTCGCGGCGCTTCTTCGGCGAGGTGATCGGCCTTCCCGAGATCGAAAGGCCCGCCTTCGACTTCGCAGGCGCCTGGTACGCCATCGGCGACCGCCAGCTTCACCTGATCGAGCAGAACGTGGAACGGCGCGGAGCCGCCGGGCGGATCAGCCGCTCCGATCACATGGCGCTTGAAGTGGCTGACTTGGCCGCGGTCCGCGCGCGCCTGGACGAGGCCGGCGTGGCCTATCAGCGCGGGAGCAACGACGCGCTGGGCTTCGCGCAGGTCTTCTGCCAGGATCCCGATGGCCACACGGTGGAGTTCGTCACCTACTTTTCGGCTGGGCGCGGCGGGATCGGCCCCGCTTGA